One window of the Dryobates pubescens isolate bDryPub1 chromosome 13, bDryPub1.pri, whole genome shotgun sequence genome contains the following:
- the TXNDC17 gene encoding thioredoxin domain-containing protein 17, whose product MGWEEKQVRGYSEFVQTAQSFHGRPIFALFCGDKDAEGKSWCPDCVTAEPVVRNELHNMPDGSVFIYCLVGDRAYWKDPNNEFRKNLKLTGVPTLLKYGTPQKLVEEECFKAELVRMLFTED is encoded by the exons atgggctgggaggagaagcaggtcCGCGGGTACTCCGAGTTCGTGCAGACGGCGCAGAGCTTCCACGGCCGGCCCATCTTCGCGCTCTTCTGCGGCGACAAGGATGCCGAGGGCAAGAGCTGGTGCCCGGACTGCGTGACGG CTGAACCAGTTGTGAGGAATGAGCTTCATAACATGCCTGATGGGTCTGTGTTTATCTACTGCCTAGTAGGAGACAGAGCCTA CTGGAAAGATCCTAACAATGAATTCAGGAAGAACCTGAAACTAACTGGAGTGCCTACACTACTTAAATATGGAACA CCTCAGAAGCTGGTTGAAGAAGAATGTTTTAAAGCAGAGCTTGTGCGTATGCTGTTTACTGAAGACTAA
- the MED31 gene encoding mediator of RNA polymerase II transcription subunit 31 encodes METDDTGNRLRFQLELEFVQCLANPNYLNFLAQRGYFKDKAFVNYLKYLLYWKEPEYAKYLKYPQCLHMLELLQYEHFRKELVNAQCAKFIDEQQILHWQHYSRKRMRLQQALAEQQQQNNTSVK; translated from the exons ATGgagacag ATGATACCGGGAACCGGCTCCGCTTCCAGCTGGAATTAGAGTTCGTCCAGTGCCTGGCCAATCCAAATTACCTCAACT TTCTTGCACAAAGAGGCTACTTCAAAGACAAAGCTTTTGTAAATTACCTGAAGTATTTGCTTTATTGGAAAGAACCTGAGTATGCAAAATACCTGAA GTATCCTCAGTGCCTGcacatgctggagctgctgcagtacGAGCACTTCCGCAAGGAGCTGGTAAACGCTCAGTGTGCCAAGTTCATTGACGAGCAGCAGATCCTTCACTGGCAGCACTACTCACGGAAGAGAATGCGCCTCCAGCAagcccttgcagagcagcagcagcagaacaacacCTCTGTAAAATGA